In Pengzhenrongella sicca, a single genomic region encodes these proteins:
- the pflA gene encoding pyruvate formate-lyase-activating protein: MSTTAATPSGEFTGAPVIQLGLPLIGGSHHRSSSGTAGLELSEAARSEKFAQMRAGELGSLHSWELVTAVDGPGIRMTTFLSGCPLQCLYCHNPDTMEMRRGEPIEATELLARLKRYVKVFEVSGGGLTISGGEPLMQPAFVAKILSGAKAMGIHTAIDTSGYLGAHCTDEMLENIDLVLLDVKSGDEETYKRVTGRELQPTLDFGRRLAAHGIEIWIRFVLVPGLTDAVENVDAVADFVASLPTVSRVEVLPFHQMGRDKWASLGLKYELDETPPPTPELVARVRGQFEARGLTVY, encoded by the coding sequence ATGAGCACCACAGCGGCGACGCCGTCCGGTGAGTTCACGGGCGCGCCCGTCATCCAGCTCGGCCTGCCGCTGATCGGCGGCTCGCACCACCGGTCGTCGTCCGGCACGGCGGGCCTCGAGCTCAGCGAGGCGGCGCGGTCCGAGAAGTTCGCCCAGATGCGCGCGGGTGAGCTCGGCTCCCTGCACTCCTGGGAGCTCGTCACGGCCGTCGACGGCCCCGGCATCCGGATGACCACGTTCCTGTCCGGCTGCCCGCTCCAGTGCCTGTACTGCCACAATCCCGACACCATGGAGATGCGCCGCGGCGAGCCCATCGAGGCCACCGAGCTGCTCGCGCGCCTCAAGCGCTACGTCAAGGTGTTCGAGGTCAGCGGCGGCGGCCTGACGATCTCCGGTGGCGAGCCGCTCATGCAGCCGGCCTTCGTCGCGAAGATCCTCAGCGGCGCGAAGGCCATGGGCATCCACACCGCGATCGACACCTCGGGCTACCTCGGCGCGCACTGCACCGACGAGATGCTCGAGAACATCGACCTCGTCCTGCTCGACGTGAAGTCGGGGGACGAGGAGACCTACAAGCGGGTGACCGGTCGCGAGCTGCAGCCGACCCTCGACTTCGGCCGCCGCCTCGCCGCGCACGGCATCGAGATCTGGATCCGGTTCGTCCTCGTGCCCGGCCTCACGGACGCCGTCGAGAACGTCGACGCCGTCGCCGACTTCGTCGCCTCGCTGCCGACGGTCAGCCGCGTCGAGGTGCTGCCGTTCCACCAGATGGGCCGCGACAAGTGGGCCTCGCTCGGCCTGAAGTACGAGCTCGACGAGACCCCGCCGCCCACCCCGGAGCTGGTCGCCCGCGTGCGCGGCCAGTTCGAGGCCCGCGGCCTCACGGTCTACTAG
- the pflB gene encoding formate C-acetyltransferase translates to MTTTAVPQPATADGTPQAWHGFVTGPWSDGIDVRDFIQKNFTPYAGDASFLAGPTARSTAVWAKITAMFPAERERGVYDVDAKTPSSITSHAPGYIDQAKELIVGLQTDAPLKRAIMPYGGWKMVEKSLKTYNYPVDPELAKIFTEYRKTHNAGVFDVYPPNVRKARSSHLITGLPDAYGRGRIIGDYRRVALYGVDALIAAKKVDRMTLDMERSVEDVIRDREENSEQIRALGDLKKMALSYGCDISGPATTAREAVQWVYFGYLGAVKDQNGAAMSLGRVSTFLDVYTERDINAGLITESDAQELIDDLVIKLRIVRFLRTTEYDEIFAGDPVWVTEAIGGIGEDGRSLVTKNSFRFLQTLYNLGPAPEPNLTVLWSSRLPEGFKRFCAQVSIDTSAIQYESDELIRPAWGDDAAIACCVSAMRVGKQMQFFGARINLAKGMLYAMNGGRDEVSGKQIAPVTAPVVGDTLDYDDVMAKMDVTLDWLAETYIDALNCVHYMHDKYAYERLEMALHDQVILRTMACGIAGLSVVADSLSAMKYAKVHPVRDETGLITDYTIEGDFPKYGNDDDRADTIAMDMVATFMAKIRRQKTYRNSLHTQSVLTITSNVVYGKATGNTPDGRRHGEPFAPGANPMNGRDTHGMLASALSVAKLPYSESADGISLTSTVVPSGLGRNLDEQVSNLVGLMDAYNVSSGYHLNVNVLNRATLEDAMEHPENYPQLTIRVSGYAVNFVRLTRDQQLDVLSRTFHGKL, encoded by the coding sequence ATGACCACCACAGCAGTCCCGCAGCCGGCCACCGCCGACGGAACGCCCCAGGCTTGGCACGGCTTCGTTACCGGGCCGTGGAGCGACGGTATCGACGTCCGCGACTTCATCCAGAAGAACTTCACGCCGTATGCCGGGGACGCGTCCTTCCTCGCCGGACCGACCGCACGGTCGACCGCCGTCTGGGCCAAGATCACCGCGATGTTCCCGGCCGAGCGCGAGCGCGGCGTCTACGACGTCGACGCGAAGACGCCGTCGAGCATCACCTCGCACGCCCCCGGCTACATCGACCAGGCGAAGGAGCTCATCGTCGGGCTCCAGACCGACGCGCCGCTCAAGCGCGCGATCATGCCGTACGGCGGCTGGAAGATGGTTGAGAAGTCGCTGAAGACTTACAACTACCCGGTCGACCCGGAGCTCGCGAAGATCTTCACCGAGTACCGCAAGACCCACAACGCCGGCGTCTTCGACGTCTACCCGCCCAACGTCCGCAAGGCGCGCAGCTCGCACCTCATCACCGGACTCCCGGACGCGTACGGCCGCGGCCGGATCATCGGCGACTACCGCCGCGTCGCCCTCTACGGCGTCGACGCGCTGATCGCGGCCAAGAAGGTCGACCGCATGACGCTCGACATGGAGCGTTCGGTCGAGGACGTCATCCGGGACCGCGAGGAGAACTCGGAGCAGATCCGGGCGCTCGGCGACCTCAAGAAGATGGCGCTGTCCTACGGCTGCGACATCTCCGGCCCGGCCACCACAGCCCGCGAGGCCGTCCAGTGGGTCTACTTCGGCTACCTGGGTGCGGTCAAGGACCAGAACGGCGCGGCGATGTCGCTGGGCCGCGTCTCGACGTTCCTCGACGTCTACACCGAGCGGGACATCAACGCCGGGCTCATCACCGAGTCCGACGCGCAGGAGCTCATCGATGACCTGGTCATCAAGCTCCGCATCGTCCGCTTCCTGCGCACCACCGAGTACGACGAGATCTTCGCGGGCGACCCGGTCTGGGTCACCGAGGCGATCGGCGGCATCGGCGAGGACGGGCGTTCGCTCGTCACCAAGAACTCGTTCCGGTTCCTGCAGACGCTGTACAACCTGGGCCCGGCCCCCGAGCCCAACCTGACCGTGCTGTGGAGCAGCCGCCTGCCCGAGGGCTTCAAGCGGTTCTGTGCGCAGGTGTCGATCGACACCTCCGCGATCCAGTACGAGTCCGACGAGCTCATCCGTCCGGCGTGGGGCGACGACGCGGCCATCGCGTGCTGCGTCTCCGCCATGCGGGTCGGCAAGCAGATGCAGTTCTTCGGCGCGCGGATCAACCTCGCCAAGGGGATGCTCTACGCGATGAACGGTGGGCGTGACGAGGTCTCGGGCAAGCAGATCGCCCCGGTCACCGCGCCCGTCGTCGGCGACACGCTCGACTACGACGACGTGATGGCCAAGATGGACGTCACGCTCGACTGGCTCGCCGAGACCTACATCGACGCGCTGAACTGCGTGCACTACATGCACGACAAGTACGCGTACGAGCGCCTCGAGATGGCCCTGCACGACCAGGTCATCCTGCGGACGATGGCGTGCGGCATCGCCGGCCTGAGCGTCGTGGCCGACTCGCTGTCCGCCATGAAGTACGCCAAGGTGCACCCGGTGCGCGACGAGACCGGTCTCATCACGGACTACACCATCGAGGGCGACTTCCCGAAGTACGGCAACGACGACGACCGCGCGGACACCATTGCGATGGACATGGTCGCGACCTTCATGGCGAAGATCCGTCGCCAGAAGACGTACCGCAACTCGCTGCACACGCAGTCGGTGCTGACGATCACGTCCAACGTGGTCTACGGCAAGGCCACCGGAAACACCCCCGACGGCCGCCGCCACGGCGAGCCGTTCGCTCCCGGTGCCAACCCGATGAACGGCCGCGACACGCACGGCATGCTCGCCAGCGCGCTCAGCGTCGCCAAGCTCCCGTACTCGGAGTCGGCGGACGGCATCTCGCTCACCTCGACCGTCGTCCCCTCGGGCCTCGGCCGGAACCTGGACGAGCAGGTCTCCAACCTGGTCGGTCTGATGGACGCGTACAACGTGTCCAGCGGATACCACCTCAACGTCAACGTGCTCAACCGCGCGACGCTCGAGGACGCCATGGAGCACCCGGAGAACTACCCGCAGCTGACCATCCGGGTCTCCGGGTACGCGGTGAACTTCGTCCGGCTCACGCGCGACCAGCAGCTCGACGTGCTGTCGCGTACCTTCCACGGCAAGCTCTAA